A window of Panthera leo isolate Ple1 chromosome D2, P.leo_Ple1_pat1.1, whole genome shotgun sequence contains these coding sequences:
- the SLC18A3 gene encoding vesicular acetylcholine transporter yields MEPAAPAGQARAAASKLSEAMGAVLQDPRRQRRLVLVIVCVALFLDNMLYMVIVPIVPDYIAHMHKAGRPTTSPKVYTLQAPTPASGSDNMGNTSESPTESEDVKIGVLFASKAILQLLVNPLSGPFIDRMSYDVPLLIGLGVLFASTVLFAFAEDYAMLFAARSLQGLGSAFADTSGIAMIADKYPEEPERSRALGVALAFISFGSLVAPPFGGFLYWFAGKPVPFLVLAAVSLLDALLLLVVAKPFSAVTRARANLPVGTPIHRLMLDPYIAVVAGALTTCNIPLAFLEPTIATWMEHTMSASEWQTGMAWLPAFVPHVLGVYLTVRLAARYPHLQWLYGALGLVVIGASSCVVPACRSFAPLVISLCGLCFGIALVDTALLPTLAFLVDVRHVSVYGSVYAIADISYSVAYALGPIVAGHIVHSLGFVQLSLGMGLANLLYAPVLLLLRNVGLLRRSRSERDVLLDEPPQGLYDAVRLRERPVADPDGAPRSPSGPFDECEDVYNNYYTHS; encoded by the coding sequence ATGGAACCCGCGGCGCCCGCGGGCCAGGCCCGGGCGGCAGCCAGCAAGCTGTCGGAGGCGATGGGCGCAGTGCTGCAGGATCCTCGGCGGCAGCGGCGCCTGGTGCTGGTCATCGTGTGCGTGGCTCTCTTCCTGGACAACATGCTGTACATGGTCATCGTGCCCATCGTGCCCGACTACATTGCCCACATGCATAAGGCCGGCAGGCCCACCACGAGCCCCAAAGTGTACACCCTGCAGGCGCCCACTCCAGCCAGTGGCAGTGACAACATGGGCAACACCTCAGAGTCCCCGACGGAGAGTGAGGACGTGAAGATCGGGGTGCTGTTTGCCTCCAAGGCCATCCTGCAGCTGCTGGTGAACCCCCTGAGTGGGCCCTTCATTGACCGTATGAGCTACGACGTGCCGCTGCTTATCGGCCTGGGCGTCTTGTTCGCCTCCACCGTGCTGTTCGCGTTCGCGGAGGACTATGCTATGCTCTTCGCTGCACGCAGCCTGCAGGGCCTGGGCTCAGCCTTTGCGGATACGTCCGGCATTGCCATGATCGCCGACAAGTATCCTGAAGAGCCGGAGCGCAGTCGTGCGTTGGGCGTGGCGCTGGCCTTCATCAGCTTCGGGAGTCTGGTGGCGCCACCCTTCGGGGGCTTCCTCTACTGGTTCGCGGGCAAGCCTGTGCCCTTTCTGGTGCTCGCCGCTGTTTCGCTGCTCGACGCGCTGTTGCTGCTGGTGGTGGCCAAGCCCTTCTCGGCCGTGACGCGGGCGCGGGCCAACCTGCCGGTGGGCACACCCATCCACCGCCTCATGCTGGACCCTTACATCGCCGTGGTGGCCGGGGCGCTCACCACCTGCAACATCCCCCTCGCCTTCCTCGAGCCCACCATCGCCACCTGGATGGAGCACACGATGTCGGCGTCTGAATGGCAGACGGGCATGGCCTGGCTGCCAGCTTTCGTGCCGCATGTGCTAGGTGTCTACCTCACCGTGCGCCTGGCGGCGCGCTATCCACACCTGCAGTGGCTGTACGGAGCACTAGGGCTGGTAGTGATCGGCGCCAGCTCTTGCGTGGTGCCTGCCTGCCGCTCCTTCGCACCACTGGTGATCTCACTCTGCGGCCTCTGCTTCGGCATTGCGCTAGTTGACACGGCACTGCTGCCCACGCTCGCCTTTCTCGTGGACGTGCGCCACGTCTCGGTCTACGGCAGCGTCTATGCCATCGCCGACATCTCCTATTCTGTGGCCTATGCTCTCGGGCCCATAGTGGCGGGGCACATAGTGCACTCGCTTGGTTTTGTGCAACTTAGCCTTGGCATGGGCCTGGCCAACCTGCTCTACGCGCCGGTCCTGCTGCTGCTGCGCAACGTGGGCCTCCTGAGGCGCTCCCGCTCTGAGCGCGATGTGCTGCTGGATGAGCCACCGCAGGGTCTGTATGATGCTGTGCGCCTGCGTGAGCGCCCTGTGGCCGACCCAGACGGCGCCCCTCGAAGCCCTTCGGGCCCCTTTGACGAGTGCGAGGACGTCTACAACAATTACTACACCCACAGCTAG